Genomic DNA from Cololabis saira isolate AMF1-May2022 chromosome 20, fColSai1.1, whole genome shotgun sequence:
ttaaaatgttcaaaaactCTAATCACGCATAATGATAAATAACTTAACACTTTGTCATTGTCGTATTCCTTCCCTATAAAGCCAAACTTAGAGTAGTATTGATtgtctttattgattttttttaaatctgaacaAGCAGACTATCTGAGCTTCCCTCTGTTAGACAGCAGGTGGTGCTTTacacattcaaataaaaaaaaaacaaacaaaaaatccacaGCCTCAGCGCTGGTGATTTTCCTTGTCATATGTCTTGGAGTTGGAATAGATAAAAATTACTGTTGTGGAAATCTAGATTTATGTTATTCGAGGTGAAATAATATTTTGTTAATCTGACTTGTAATACTGTACCTCTCTCGATGCCCAGCTTCTTTGTAACATCAGTAGTTCGTGCAGTTTCAGACTTCAAGGCAGTGAACAGGTTTGTGAGTTCAATGTCAATACAAGGATTTTCATCAGTGTGGCTATAAATTAGAGAAATCTGATTTAGAGATTCAAAAGCTACATTCAATTAGATACCTGATGAGTTACAAATCACATGAGGCCTGAGTTTGTCACAAACCTTTCAGAAGCCATCCTAACTGCTTTTCTGAAGTCTTTGGTCATGAACAGCACCTGCAGCACACTGTTCAGGTAACATGTTGACCCCTGGTTTATCAAGCCATGGTACTTAGTATCTGCCAGAGATGGTAGgagaacattattattattatatttcacTTATTTCCCCCAAAAAACTGTTAATAATGCTGCAGACCGGTCAGCACAGGTGCCTTACCTGGAGACCTGCGGCTCGGACTCATGTCGATCCCTGGACTGCGCTCCTGCTCTTCTTTCTAAGTAATTTCCAGTGATATGTAATAAGGAGAGAGGTAAAGttggaataaaataaatgtaaatgcagAACAGAGAGGACACCGAGCAGCGACTCTCGATGTAAGAGTCAGAGGTAAAAGTATGAATCTGCTGTGAGATAAAAAGCGTTAAACGCTTTCCCTTTCGTTTACTGTATTTAATGTTGCATTCAAGGAGTGTCCGAAATATCAGACTTTCCTCACGTCCAGCCCAGATTGCGATTTAAGGCGACGTTTTTTCGCGAGTTAGGACTACAAAAATCTGATTGGCCATTTGCTCTATTTCTCATTTCTTTAGGCATGCTGTAATGAAGAAAATGTATCTAGAGGCACGATAGTAATTCCAGTGTTTACCTATAGTGAATCTAAAAAAATCAAGTTGGCTAAAAGATAAAGTTGTTTGATATTACCAAAAAAAAGTGAGAGAAAAACAGGGAAACCCAGATCCTTGTTCACATGACTTCTTGTAAGTGACTgcagagaaaaatgaaagtaagaGAAACACAGAAAATAGGATAACAATCGAGATAAATGACACAGAGATTACTCAGAGATGTGCcaggaatgtgtgtgtgtgtgtgtgtgtgtgtgtgtgtgtgtgtgtgtgtgtgtgtgtgtgtgtgtgtgtgtgtgtgtgtgtgtgtgtgtgtgtgtgtgtgtgtgtgtgtgtgtaaaaagaaacaaatagagagagagaactTGTAATACTGCTGTGTGTCATACAGCACAAGCCATGAAGTGTGTTTCCTTCTTACTTTGAGAGCATTCTGTTGTATATTTAAAACTTGGTCAGTTATTCTAATTCTCTGAATTTGCTGAAATAAGTTCTTCACCCCCTTTGCCCCAGCACCGCTCACCTTCTTCATAGATATTCAAACACAGTTGAATATGAATTAGGCTTCATCTATAAAACCAATCAGCCCTGTTTATTTCAGGGCCGACACAGGGTTCACTGCTCTGGTTTAAAAGATGACACTTTGTAAAGATGTGATGTAATATTGTCATACATCTAACTCTGAAAACTCAGTCATTTTCAGCTATCAGCTCACATCTTTTCAGTCATGGGAGAGGCCTTGATGAGTGTGGATTGCATGTTCTGCAGAACAGATACAGGTGAGTGAGGTGTGCTTGTAGACAGATGCATAAACCTCCCCGTGGAACAACAAGACCACAATCAACCCAAAGCACAGAGGAGAGAGTGAATTTCTGTTGCTCTCTGTTTGGTGTTTCACAGTTACAGTATTTCAATTGCATGCCAGCAACATGCATATTAAATCATGACAATGTGATTCTGTAATCAAACAACAAAACCCACCAGTAAAAGTGTATATAATCTTTCAGGTAATAAATACAACCAGGTAAGCTGACACACATCTGGTTCCTTCAGCAATCATTCCACATGCACACCTCtgtcaagaaaaacaacaaaaatatacataataCAGCACATACAACATAATTCAATATAGTGCCATCATGTTtcgtgtttatttttatatattccatttattaaaagaaaaaaagaccacaTTCAGGGAATATGCGCTACAGGTGATCGCTGCACAAACAGATAATGAGATTTCATAtacattttcataaaaaacTTGGAAGGGGGGGTAGTGTAAATCTAAATGACAATTACAATTTAGGtacaataaaaacatctttttcttgccattttaacacAAACAGATAACCATTTCTTGacacttttttaacttttatgaCAGATATCtgcctcttttctcccttttttcatATTTGTGTGCCATCTATTTTGCTAAACAATGAATAAATGctgcatttttcttcttttgtgctTATCTTTCTGCAGGGTTGACTGAtgcatttatcttttttcaTCTCACGAACATAGTTTTTCCATCTCTTGTAGGGTTTTCACCATTATTACTTTGATTTTTGCAACAATGATGTGTTAACCTGCCTCTATTAGCTACAGTGTCTGTTTGAAGGAAGCACTCCGGTGTGGCCTCACTCTTGCTGCTCTCTGATTTGTTCATCTCGTATCTTGGAGCAGCTCATATGTTTTCTCTTATCATTATGGTTCTTTTCTCACCAGTCAAGTCCTCCAAGTCTTCACTTTCACTGGAATATCAGTAATAACTCTCAGCAGCATCTCGTCTCTGCCTTCCTTTGTCTTCCTTCAGCTTCCTCGCTTGAGTGGGAAGAGTGAGCCCTCTGGATGCTGAAGTTTTCATTCACAATGTCTGTTTACTTTGCGGAAGTAGTGAGATTAGATGATCAGCTTATCAAAAGCAAGCAAAACTCCAAATGGCTGAATACTTAAACAGAGTACTACATGTATGCATTTGATTATTAACACATAGATCCATTGACAAGGAGGTAACAGTGATACTTTTGTTATCTTACCTTTCTTGTACATGAGAAGATATGCACTATTGGacctagttaaaaaaaaagaactaactTAATTGATCTAACAAGTGTACAAGTAGAATTTAAGGTGGATCTGAAACATCACATTCTGCCATTATAGATATATTAACTCTGAGAAACAAAGGAGAAAATGAGAGAAACCCTTCAAAATCCGCACTCTAGGGCAATAACAAGAAGCGCCAAAAGTCAAAGAGTCAGATTTTTGTCGTTTAACAAGAATCAATCTGACTAAACAAGTGAAGCTTGATCAATATCAAATGATGCTGCAGTTTTACCTCACATGGTTCTTTCCAGCCCCAAATGCAGGTCTGATCTGTAGAAACAAagtacaattaaaaaaatatctgtTGTAAAATGGTTTACACTCTATTATGAACAGACttacaataaacaaaaatgaaactcCTCACCTTTGTGACATTTATGTCACTGAAGTCATACCACTCCCCATTCTCAAAGGATTTGACTTGAGTGGTATAATGACCTCCTTTTAGATGGCCATGGTGGTTAACTAATGCATAGAGGTCATACCTGCACCTCTGAGGatgcagaaacagaaaagaGACACTTATCCAGGGAAAATTACGAGTGAGAATAACTTGTTAGAGAAAAGACTACAACACACCTTCATGTTCACAGTCCGGGGGACATCCACCTTACAGTGAAGCTTGACGTAGCAATTATGCTTTAAGCTGAAAGTGAATCTCTTGAGCAGGAGGGTCAGAACCTCTGGATGCTTCATTATCTCACAAATCTAGAGCAAAGCATAAAACcagtattcattttttttacggTAAAAAGGGGAGAGCCCAGTTTCAGGATATTACCTGCAGAAGTGGACACTCCCATCAGCTCCCATCTGATTTACTTACCATGTTTGTGGTCTGCTTTTTCTTGCAAAAGTTGCAGTACAGCTTGTTGTCCCCAATGACTTTTTCTCCTCTAACAAACAAGTGCAACCCATTCTCCTGTAAAACAAACCAACCGACTGTGTTTTGGTGAATATGAAAAAGTCATGATTTCCTgtctttattaaataaatgaataaataaaagacatgaaTGAAATCACAGTACCACACTGTAAGCCTGACCACTGGAAACGTTCATAGCCAGTGGCAAAGTCCAAAAAGAGCTCCTGGATTCCTCATGCTCTTTACACTTGAGGCATGTGGTGATGTGGTTCAGCTCTCCCTGGAATATCTAGACACAAAAAcaattatattattaatgtattaatgtaATTAATGATCTGGAGGCTGGTTGAAGGAATATCAATTACAAATATTAGTAATGACCATTCTAAAATATTACTCTGTTTCTTAATTGTGACCATTCAAACATATGTATCATGAATATAGTCTCTTTAAACATTTTAGGCCTTAATTTGAGCGTTTAGGGCTTGGAAATGCCTGTTGGATTCTGGGGGAACCGTGTTGTTAGATGTGGAAgtcaataatcatcaataagcCAGGATAAGGAGCCAAACAAAAACCaagaaattaaagaaaagtgaaaaagcAAAACCCTGacaaataacattgttttactgtGACATGTAATCAATTGAAGCAAGATAGCGTTAATTGGAGAAGTTGGAGTTTTAGATCCATCTGAGGTCTAAAGGCTGCTCCACTAGTCCCACCTACTACCTCCACTGAGACACtggatgttgttgttttttctttttgatcttTTTTGCGCAGTGACCCCACATACAGTCATTTACAGTTCATTTCAGAAAACAGGCTGTGGCTAAaaataaggctaaaaaataaatgattgaaGCAGAGTAGCATCAGATTGAGCACAGAGACGTCTACAGGTACAGAGAAACCACACAGCTAAATTAAATGCTTTAACTAAATTGCTGATGTACTGTTATATAGTTCAAAAGCTTTTACCTTGGAAGCTTCTGGGCTACTCAGACTCAACATTTTCTCAAAATACTCTGCTGCATCATGTTGTTTGAATACTGAaagtaaaagacaaaaaaagaaaagaaatctttGTGAAATCAGTGTGTCTCAAGATGCTGCAGAAGTTTGACATATAAGAACCAAATTTAAGATAAGCAGCAACACAATGCTGCAAAAAACGTTACCGTCTGTGATGCCCAGCTTGTGCGTGACATCATGTGTTTTGGCCATCATCCGCTGTAAAACTGTGAACAGTCTTCCCACGTAACAGTCAAAGCTTGTTGAATCTCTACTGCTGTGATACGAAGAAATAAACAGAGTATGAAGGAATTTTCTGAATttgtaaacatttaaacattttgctCTTTGTTATTGCTTTATATGACAATATGGTAAAAGAAATCAAATGCATCCTTTTGTACTCGTATATGTAGAGCATATCACTCATTGATTAGTAGGAATGAGGCACTAGTAGATATGAGTACATGTAAAATTTGCAGCCTGTGAAGAGTCATCGTTGCTTTTTATTCCAGGACAAGTAATTTAAATTGTGTCTTAAATTTTGTTGTTGTGTATTTGGAAAATTTGCTTAATTGACGCTGGAGTTATCATATGCAGTGGCCAATGTGTCCCTTTACAAAACTGAAGTCATTCCGAGTTGGAACACATGCTTCAGTTTTCTGAATAAGAGAAGACACCTGAAACATCTTGTTTGCAAGGCCCAGAAGGTTCCACCTGCTGTAATGGGTCCAAAAAACATCCAGCTGTTTCATTAATATTAGACCTTTAAGTGTTCATTCCTTAGATTTTACTTTTGTCTTTtggtatatttttttgttccGTATGACTGTGAAgtcaaatatattttttctcaGGTATCAAACCTTATCACAGCCTCCCGGTAGTCCGCAGTCATGAAGAGCACCTGAAGCACGCTGTTCAGGTAGCATGTAACACCTGGGCTGCTCAGTCCATGGTAATCTAAACAAACAAAAGTTAATGTGTACATTTGAACAGTAAGAGAAAAGGGAAATATTGatttgatgtattttttttacctgaGATTGTAAACTTGTCTAGCTCCTGTCTGAATCTGTCTAATATATAACTCATGATGACGTTTTGTAGAAAGTTTTACCTGCTGGAAAAACAACAGACAGAGCTGATACAACACCAAACAAAACGAGCTCaaaagttaataaaatgtatatatttgttttaataATGTTTTAATAACAGGTTTTTATGTGTGAGAGACTGTACAGCTGTCTGAAGTCACAACTGTCAAACCCTGCAATATCGCACCACCTTAATCATGTTTGGGACcgtattatattataattatattagTCTGTAGGTGCGCAACTCAATGAGCCATTCAGGTTTTTGGATATAGTGACGTCACATACGCATTTGAGCTTAAACAATACAGATTTCGGAGGTTACTCACTCCTGGCTTTGGAGGATTTCTTTACTAATAGCATCTACGTATATTGCTGACTGAAAAAATGCAGCTTCGCATTCATCCATGACGGTGAAATACGATGTGTACACATTACGTTTAAAGCgaaagtaaaagtagaaaaataaacaacgCAAAGctaaaatacatgtttttttgtggTGATACATGATTATTGGGGGGATAAACACGAGGATACTCACCAACAGCCACTTGGTTTACACTGTGAGTCCTGCACACTTTCACTTTCCAAACCAGTGAGACGTTGAAGGAGGCGCAGTAGAGCCGTGTAGCCATGGGGAGGGGGAAAGAGGTACCCTTCCTATTTAGctgatattatatatatatatatatatatatatatatatatatatatatatatatatatatatatatatatatatatatatatatatatatatatatatatatatatatatatatatatatatatatatattcacgtTTTCTTGAATACACAGTTATAAGTAgtgttcttttttcttaaaacttATAAACAAAGCAACAGTTTCTTTTGTAGTGTCCCCCATAATCAAGTAGAGTTCAACTTTCTTATAGaaaaatatgtatatgtacagaataaaaataaaaccaactTGGAAATGACTGCAAATGATGTATAATGTCAAAACTTTATTTAGAAATTGTTTCATATGTTACATTCCAGTCTTCAtatcaattttacatttaaACACATTGTTCACCTACAACTAATGCAACTCCTTGTCCACTAAAGACACACAAAGGAGCAGTTAAATCACATATTACGAAACATTAAGGGTTAAAGTACTTGGATAAATATGATAAGATATGTCAATTCCATGAGCTACATGCTTTCCATGGAAAGATCAGAAAACATAAAGTACCTATAGTACATGTATTGGAAAAATTACATGAAGGAATTTGCACAATTCATTTggaaagatgtatttaaagcAACATTCTCACAAACAACACACAAAGATTATGCCAGGTTGATGTTTCCATGGATAAACTTTGTTGTGATTTTTCAGGGATAATAGAAATTACTACAAGGTTAACGGTTCAGTCTCACAAGAAAACCTGGAGAAACATTGACAAGACATGTGAATATGCAAATAAGCATGTATTAATATTTGAGGCAAACATGCAATTTTTAAGTTAACTGTAACTGACAGCGATGGTAAAAAGTCCCTCAATATTGTTGGATGTGATGAGGTTTGAACTTGGATTTGTGGCACAATAGTTTGCAGTTTATATTTTCCACCGGTTAGTCTAACATTGCTCACATTATTATCTCTGCCATACAGGTATAGAGGTCTGTCTGGGGGCGACACCACTGGAGCACGGCTTGAAATGGCTACTTGTTTTCAAACATTCAGTACTGACTTTCAGGCACACAAAACAGAACTCCACTTTGCATCGAGGACagaaaatgtttttacattttttggagCTGTGCTCCAGCAGCGAGCCACAGGTGGGACAGGCCCGGATGGAGGGACATCCGCTGACATCCTTCACAGACTCAAAGACGATATCTGGACAGTTTTTCAGTGTTTTGAGTGCCTCGTTGAAGCAGTTGTCATTTTCGCAGCGGTCTGTCCGTGGCTGTGGACCTTTCCATTCCCCCAAACACTGCCAGCAGAATTCGTAAGCTCGTCCCTTCCTTGCTGTGCAAAATTGGCAGCGGACACTCAGATTTGATTCATTTTTTCTCGTCACTGAGAATTTGCATCCAGGACACTGGGATtgtgaaagaaaaatgaaaactgagAATATCTTTCCTTTCAATTCACTTTTTTAGTTACAAGCAAAAAACATCTATCAGACTTTcaaaaaatgatgatgatgttagATACTTACTGATTTGAAGTCAAAGTAAACTTTGGAAGCATTGAGGCCCACTGTTCTTTCAAAGTAATCCCTTTCTTCAGGGGTCAGGAGAGCCATTTTACGAACCTCCACGTAAGGCCATTCCTTACCACAACCATACACGGCACACACAAATTTGCTTTCCCCCTTTAAGGAAACATTGACAAACATTTATTCATCAGAATTGTTCAtgtaacaaaagaaaaatcactttatacttttttttaatccccaAACTCAGTTAATGGGCAAAGTTTGAATGTTAAGTCAttaagtgtatttttctgtacaGCTGAGTCACCATCCAAACAACTGGTGACTTCATCATCAAATTAAAGTCAACACTTCTTTTTTGTTGCAAAAATGTTCCCAGTGTCTTAGAAAGTCATAACAGAGAGACTGGACACGTTTAGTTGTGTCGAAAAAACATGCAACTAATCACATAAATTGATCTGCCTATTTGTCATCTTTGTCAGACTGGAGAGAAGTTAAACCTCAGTGTTTGTTTATAACTGCTGCACTGCTCGGGAAAACGAAACTAACTGCTCCAGATTTAACATCTTTCTGGTGATTTTTCAAAGTCTTGTTCGTGGATATTTATTGTTTAAAATGATGGAGAAGTGATAACTCACGTCTTCCAACAAACGACGGCACCAGTTGGTGAGAGATGTGGGAGTGACAGCGTGACCACAGGACATCCGCGCTCTCGGAGACGAGAAACCTTCACACAGAACTGAGAAGACAAACGCAAATGTACCAGACACATAAAGCTTCTTTGTCAGGCATTGAATATAATAAAGGCAAATGTTAATCATCCATAGTTCAAAATCAGTTTCAAATAAATT
This window encodes:
- the LOC133420337 gene encoding ubiquitin carboxyl-terminal hydrolase 2-like, translated to MICEIMKHPEVLTLLLKRFTFSLKHNCYVKLHCKVDVPRTVNMKRCRYDLYALVNHHGHLKGGHYTTQVKSFENGEWYDFSDINVTKIRPAFGAGKNHVRSNSAYLLMYKKDIVNENFSIQRAHSSHSSEEAEGRQRKAETRCC
- the LOC133420280 gene encoding uncharacterized protein LOC133420280: MSSNTEKCFNRNDRTLTIVDEEDQLDFLCEGFSSPRARMSCGHAVTPTSLTNWCRRLLEDGESKFVCAVYGCGKEWPYVEVRKMALLTPEERDYFERTVGLNASKVYFDFKSCPGCKFSVTRKNESNLSVRCQFCTARKGRAYEFCWQCLGEWKGPQPRTDRCENDNCFNEALKTLKNCPDIVFESVKDVSGCPSIRACPTCGSLLEHSSKKCKNIFCPRCKVEFCFVCLKVSTECLKTSSHFKPCSSGVAPRQTSIPVWQR